Proteins from a single region of Lemur catta isolate mLemCat1 chromosome 24, mLemCat1.pri, whole genome shotgun sequence:
- the DMP1 gene encoding dentin matrix acidic phosphoprotein 1 isoform X1 produces the protein MKTSILLMLLGGLTCALPVTRYQNDESESSKEWKGHLAQVSTPALESSESSEGSPISSEEQANGDPSDSAESEEDPASDDRHYVHRPAGGLSRSAGKEGDEKDDDEDDSGDDTFGDDDNGPRPEERQERGNSRLGSDEDSADTTRSREEGTPQGDDSTQDATSESRDLDKEVDSRGEGGDSTDNSESEEHWGGGGSDGESSHGDGSEFGDEGMQSDDPDGSRSERESSRMHSAGVASRESRRSSERTSAQHSGVSPSGAQPSRTTFRKSHLSEEDDRGELDGGHAMEEAQSDSTENAGSKELAPRHSGGDGEYDSQEDREDNQSQEDSHRSPEPSSSSSESSQEAEPPSDENSSESQEQAATESRGDNPDDAVSHTEEPGDSDSSDSSEEGGATTPSSSESESSESRASSEESPESTGDEDSSSQGDEDSRSAEGQDSDSRDSSRSRDDSDSTESRSSSEEDGQAKTPETESRKLTVDAYHNKPIGDQDDNDCQDGY, from the exons GGTCATTTGGCTCAAGTGTCAACACCAGCCTTG GAGAGCAGTGAGTCATCAGAAGGAAGTCCAATTAGCTCGGAGGAACAG GCAAATGGAGACCCCAGTGACAGTGCTGAGTCAGAGGAGGACCCTGCCTCTGATGATCGTCACTATGTCCACAGACCAGCCGGTGGCCTCTCTAGGAGTGCAGGAAAAGAAGGAGATGAgaaagatgatgatgaagatgacagTGGAGATGACACCTTTGGGGACGACGACAATGGCCCCAGGCCGGAAGAGAGACAAGAAAGAGGAAACTCCAGACTGGGAAGTGATGAGGATTCTGCTGACACCACCCGATCCAGGGAAGAGGGAACCCCACAAGGGGACGACAGCACCCAAGATGCCACCAGTGAGAGCAGGGACCTTGACAAGGAGGTGGACAGCAGGGGCGAGGGAGGTGACTCCACTGACAACAGCGAGAGTGAGGAGCACTGGGGGGGAGGCGGCAGTGACGGGGAGAGCAGCCACGGGGACGGCTCCGAGTTTGGTGACGAAGGCATGCAGAGCGATGACCCAGACGGCAGCAGGAGTGAGAGAGAAAGCTCCAGAATGCACAGCGCTGGGGTCGCTTCCAGAGAATCCAGAAGGAGCAGCGAGCGGACGAGCGCTCAGCACTCAGGCGTCAGCCCGTCGGGGGCCCAGCCCAGCAGGACAACGTTCAGAAAGTCCCACCTTTCTGAGGAAGACGACAGAGGCGAGCTTGACGGTGGCCACGCGATGGAAGAAGCCCAGAGTGACTCCACAGAGAACGCGGGCTCCAAAGAACTGGCCCCCAGACATTCCGGGGGGGACGGCGAGTACGACTCCCAGGAAGACAGGGAGGACAACCAGTCGCAGGAGGACAGTCACAGGTCACCagagcccagcagcagcagcagcgagtCCAGCCAGGAGGCTGAGCCGCCATCCGACGAGAACAGCAGTGAGTCCCAGGAACAGGCAGCCACCGAGTCCAGGGGAGACAACCCCGATGACGCCGTGAGTCACACAGAGGAGCCTGGCGACAGTGACTCCAGCGACTCTAGCGAGGAGGGCGGCGCCACGACACCCTCCAGCTCCGAAAGCGAGTCCAGCGAGAGCCGGGCCTCCTCCGAGGAAAGCCCGGAGTCCACGGGGGACGAGGACAGCTCCAGCCAGGGCGACGAGGACAGCCGGTCTGCGGAGGGGCAGGACAGCGACTCTCGGGACAGCAGCAGATCCAGGGACGACAGCGACTCCACCGAGAGCAGGTCAAGCAGCGAGGAGGACGGCCAGGCGAAAACCccggagacagaaagcagaaagttAACGGTGGACGCTTATCACAACAAGCCCATTGGGGACCAAGATGACAACGACTGCCAAGACGGCTATTAG
- the DMP1 gene encoding dentin matrix acidic phosphoprotein 1 isoform X2, with protein MKTSILLMLLGGLTCALPVTRYQNDESESSKEWKGHLAQVSTPALANGDPSDSAESEEDPASDDRHYVHRPAGGLSRSAGKEGDEKDDDEDDSGDDTFGDDDNGPRPEERQERGNSRLGSDEDSADTTRSREEGTPQGDDSTQDATSESRDLDKEVDSRGEGGDSTDNSESEEHWGGGGSDGESSHGDGSEFGDEGMQSDDPDGSRSERESSRMHSAGVASRESRRSSERTSAQHSGVSPSGAQPSRTTFRKSHLSEEDDRGELDGGHAMEEAQSDSTENAGSKELAPRHSGGDGEYDSQEDREDNQSQEDSHRSPEPSSSSSESSQEAEPPSDENSSESQEQAATESRGDNPDDAVSHTEEPGDSDSSDSSEEGGATTPSSSESESSESRASSEESPESTGDEDSSSQGDEDSRSAEGQDSDSRDSSRSRDDSDSTESRSSSEEDGQAKTPETESRKLTVDAYHNKPIGDQDDNDCQDGY; from the exons GGTCATTTGGCTCAAGTGTCAACACCAGCCTTG GCAAATGGAGACCCCAGTGACAGTGCTGAGTCAGAGGAGGACCCTGCCTCTGATGATCGTCACTATGTCCACAGACCAGCCGGTGGCCTCTCTAGGAGTGCAGGAAAAGAAGGAGATGAgaaagatgatgatgaagatgacagTGGAGATGACACCTTTGGGGACGACGACAATGGCCCCAGGCCGGAAGAGAGACAAGAAAGAGGAAACTCCAGACTGGGAAGTGATGAGGATTCTGCTGACACCACCCGATCCAGGGAAGAGGGAACCCCACAAGGGGACGACAGCACCCAAGATGCCACCAGTGAGAGCAGGGACCTTGACAAGGAGGTGGACAGCAGGGGCGAGGGAGGTGACTCCACTGACAACAGCGAGAGTGAGGAGCACTGGGGGGGAGGCGGCAGTGACGGGGAGAGCAGCCACGGGGACGGCTCCGAGTTTGGTGACGAAGGCATGCAGAGCGATGACCCAGACGGCAGCAGGAGTGAGAGAGAAAGCTCCAGAATGCACAGCGCTGGGGTCGCTTCCAGAGAATCCAGAAGGAGCAGCGAGCGGACGAGCGCTCAGCACTCAGGCGTCAGCCCGTCGGGGGCCCAGCCCAGCAGGACAACGTTCAGAAAGTCCCACCTTTCTGAGGAAGACGACAGAGGCGAGCTTGACGGTGGCCACGCGATGGAAGAAGCCCAGAGTGACTCCACAGAGAACGCGGGCTCCAAAGAACTGGCCCCCAGACATTCCGGGGGGGACGGCGAGTACGACTCCCAGGAAGACAGGGAGGACAACCAGTCGCAGGAGGACAGTCACAGGTCACCagagcccagcagcagcagcagcgagtCCAGCCAGGAGGCTGAGCCGCCATCCGACGAGAACAGCAGTGAGTCCCAGGAACAGGCAGCCACCGAGTCCAGGGGAGACAACCCCGATGACGCCGTGAGTCACACAGAGGAGCCTGGCGACAGTGACTCCAGCGACTCTAGCGAGGAGGGCGGCGCCACGACACCCTCCAGCTCCGAAAGCGAGTCCAGCGAGAGCCGGGCCTCCTCCGAGGAAAGCCCGGAGTCCACGGGGGACGAGGACAGCTCCAGCCAGGGCGACGAGGACAGCCGGTCTGCGGAGGGGCAGGACAGCGACTCTCGGGACAGCAGCAGATCCAGGGACGACAGCGACTCCACCGAGAGCAGGTCAAGCAGCGAGGAGGACGGCCAGGCGAAAACCccggagacagaaagcagaaagttAACGGTGGACGCTTATCACAACAAGCCCATTGGGGACCAAGATGACAACGACTGCCAAGACGGCTATTAG